One region of Streptococcus parasanguinis genomic DNA includes:
- a CDS encoding DUF421 domain-containing protein, whose amino-acid sequence MTVDFLAILIKLAIGLISLVFVINVTGKGNLAPSSAVDQIQNFVLGGIIGGVIYNSSITILQYIVILLMWTILILLLKWLNTNVRFMKHLIDGKPTVIIKDGKLDPEACRSKGLSASDVALKLRSQGIFQLKGVKRAVIEQNGQMIVVRAGDENPKYPIITDGVVQLEILETIGKSEEWLLAELEKEGYDNVLDIFIAEYDKGKINVVTY is encoded by the coding sequence ATGACAGTAGATTTTTTAGCCATTTTGATTAAATTAGCTATCGGCTTGATTTCCTTGGTATTTGTAATCAATGTGACCGGGAAAGGAAACTTAGCACCAAGTTCTGCAGTAGACCAGATACAGAACTTTGTTCTTGGGGGAATTATTGGTGGGGTCATCTACAATAGCTCCATTACCATTCTTCAATACATTGTGATTCTCTTGATGTGGACTATTTTGATCTTACTCTTAAAATGGCTCAATACCAATGTCCGTTTTATGAAGCACTTGATCGATGGCAAACCAACTGTCATTATCAAAGATGGGAAGCTTGATCCGGAAGCTTGTCGATCCAAGGGACTTTCTGCTTCAGACGTTGCCCTGAAATTGCGTTCACAAGGAATTTTCCAATTAAAGGGAGTGAAACGAGCTGTCATTGAACAAAACGGTCAAATGATCGTTGTCCGTGCGGGGGATGAAAATCCTAAATACCCGATCATTACTGATGGCGTGGTTCAGCTTGAAATTTTGGAAACAATTGGGAAAAGTGAAGAGTGGTTGCTGGCTGAATTGGAAAAAGAAGGCTATGACAACGTTTTGGATATTTTCATTGCTGAGTATGACAAAGGAAAAATCAATGTTGTGACCTACTAA
- the pbp2b gene encoding penicillin-binding protein PBP2B: MKKKIRKFENHSITRRLYLLFSLICLLFLVLIARLGYMQITHQAYYTDKLAKATKKTVKQGSVRGQIYDASGKPLVENVGKQVLTFTRDRKMTAQEMRETAGKLLQYVDVENPQVTERQEVDYYLANTKVYQEVVEHLPEKKKFDTDGNRLPEAKIYQAAVDSIDPSKLGYTDDEKKIIYLYSQMNAVENFATGIISTQALGAEQIATIAADSQDLPGIAITTSWDRKVLDTPLASIIGNVSTEQTGLPAEEVEDYVKKGYALNDRVGTSYLEKEYENVLQGKRSEKEILLDKNGNMEKVVDVSKGAKGENLKLSIDLDFQKGVEDILRSAFSAELQAGNATYSEGVYAVALEPDTGKVLAMAGIKHQAGSQDLSADALGTVTNVFVPGSVVKGATLTSGWENGAISGNQVLTDQPIVFAGSAPINSWFTQYGSRSINAVEALEYSSNTYMVQIALKMMGQPYTPNMTLQVDQVEPAMKKLRSTFAEYGLGTSTGIDLPNESTGFIPKDYTVGNYLTNAFGQFDNYTPMQLAQYAATVANDGKRVSPHVVEGIYDNNDQGGLGQLKKAIETKELNQVHISAEDMALIKQGFYQVANGTSGLTTGKTVGQGASVSISAKTGTAETTVDGGKQAINTNVVAYAPSNNPKIAVAVVFPHNTNLQATVSHSITRDIINLYNQKHPMN; this comes from the coding sequence ATGAAGAAGAAAATACGGAAGTTTGAGAATCATTCGATTACACGCAGACTCTACCTGCTGTTTAGTTTGATTTGCCTTCTTTTTTTGGTGCTGATTGCCCGACTTGGCTATATGCAGATCACTCACCAAGCCTACTATACGGATAAATTGGCAAAAGCTACGAAAAAGACTGTCAAACAAGGGAGTGTGCGAGGGCAAATCTATGATGCTTCTGGTAAACCCTTGGTGGAAAATGTGGGCAAACAGGTCCTGACTTTTACGCGGGATCGTAAAATGACGGCCCAAGAAATGCGAGAGACAGCTGGGAAACTCTTACAGTATGTCGATGTAGAAAATCCTCAAGTAACCGAACGGCAAGAAGTGGATTACTATCTAGCCAATACCAAGGTCTACCAAGAGGTCGTGGAACACCTGCCTGAGAAAAAGAAATTTGATACCGATGGCAACCGCCTGCCGGAAGCCAAGATTTATCAAGCGGCAGTGGATAGTATCGACCCTTCAAAACTCGGCTATACAGATGATGAGAAAAAGATTATTTATCTCTATAGCCAGATGAATGCGGTGGAGAATTTTGCGACAGGGATTATTTCGACGCAGGCACTAGGAGCTGAGCAGATTGCGACCATCGCAGCGGATAGTCAGGACCTTCCGGGAATTGCCATCACGACTAGCTGGGACCGCAAGGTTTTGGATACTCCTCTAGCCTCTATTATTGGAAATGTATCGACCGAGCAGACGGGACTTCCAGCAGAAGAGGTTGAGGATTATGTCAAAAAAGGCTATGCTCTCAATGACCGGGTTGGAACGTCTTATCTCGAAAAGGAATACGAAAACGTCCTTCAAGGCAAACGCAGTGAAAAAGAAATTCTCCTAGATAAAAATGGCAACATGGAGAAAGTGGTCGACGTTTCAAAAGGGGCCAAAGGAGAAAACCTCAAGCTCTCGATTGATTTGGATTTCCAAAAAGGAGTGGAAGATATCCTTCGCTCTGCCTTTAGCGCAGAGTTGCAAGCTGGAAATGCGACATACTCCGAAGGTGTCTATGCTGTAGCCCTGGAGCCTGATACAGGGAAGGTCCTTGCCATGGCAGGGATTAAACACCAGGCTGGTAGTCAAGATCTATCAGCAGATGCTTTAGGGACAGTGACCAACGTCTTCGTTCCAGGATCCGTGGTCAAAGGAGCGACCTTGACTTCTGGATGGGAAAATGGAGCCATTTCAGGGAACCAGGTTCTGACCGATCAGCCGATTGTTTTTGCAGGATCCGCTCCTATCAATTCTTGGTTTACCCAATACGGTAGTCGTTCCATCAATGCGGTGGAAGCATTGGAATACTCTTCCAATACCTATATGGTCCAAATTGCCCTTAAGATGATGGGGCAACCTTACACTCCAAATATGACCTTACAAGTGGATCAGGTTGAACCGGCTATGAAAAAACTGCGCTCTACTTTTGCAGAGTATGGTCTTGGGACATCAACGGGGATTGACCTTCCCAATGAATCGACCGGTTTTATTCCAAAAGACTACACAGTCGGTAATTATTTGACCAATGCCTTTGGTCAGTTTGACAACTATACGCCTATGCAATTGGCTCAGTATGCGGCAACCGTAGCGAATGATGGGAAGCGAGTGAGTCCTCATGTCGTCGAAGGCATCTATGACAATAATGATCAAGGGGGCCTTGGTCAGTTGAAAAAAGCGATCGAAACCAAGGAGCTCAATCAGGTCCATATCTCAGCTGAGGACATGGCTTTGATCAAGCAAGGGTTCTATCAGGTTGCGAATGGTACGAGTGGTTTGACGACAGGGAAAACTGTCGGTCAAGGTGCTAGTGTCTCCATTAGTGC